The Streptomyces sp. NBC_01244 genome contains a region encoding:
- a CDS encoding C40 family peptidase, with product MSLTAHIPSHRKPRRSASKLAVRAGVAGGVLSTLAMAGTASATPSAEPAHETTLEMPVLDLDLSAEVSSSVAKAAENTRALAVDGELNALEETARTGAAAEAKQLKADAQEKADAEKKAKAEADRKAEAERASRSTARTPIQSTSGSSSSNGSSSSGSSSQGKGTVTAPATGSAAAIVNFARAQVGKAYVMGGTGPSSFDCSGLVQAAYRQAGISLPRMSQAQSSAGTSVSLSALQPGDILYWGSKGSAYHVAVYVGGGKFVGAQNPSTGIVERSLSYDRPTGAVRVL from the coding sequence ATGTCCCTCACCGCTCACATACCCAGCCACCGGAAGCCCCGCCGCAGCGCCTCGAAGCTCGCGGTCCGCGCCGGAGTTGCCGGTGGCGTCCTCAGCACCCTGGCCATGGCCGGCACGGCGAGCGCCACCCCCTCCGCCGAGCCCGCGCACGAGACCACGCTCGAAATGCCGGTCCTCGACCTGGACCTGAGCGCCGAGGTGTCCTCCTCCGTGGCCAAGGCCGCCGAGAACACCCGCGCCCTCGCCGTCGACGGCGAGCTCAACGCCCTGGAAGAGACGGCCCGCACCGGCGCCGCCGCCGAGGCGAAGCAGCTCAAGGCCGACGCCCAGGAGAAGGCCGACGCCGAGAAGAAGGCGAAGGCCGAGGCGGACCGCAAGGCCGAGGCCGAGCGCGCCAGCCGCAGCACGGCCCGCACTCCGATCCAGAGCACCTCCGGGTCCTCCTCGTCTAACGGGTCCTCCTCCTCGGGGTCCTCCTCGCAGGGCAAGGGCACCGTCACGGCCCCCGCGACCGGCTCCGCCGCCGCCATCGTCAACTTCGCCCGCGCTCAGGTCGGCAAGGCGTACGTCATGGGCGGCACCGGCCCGTCCTCGTTCGACTGCTCGGGCCTCGTCCAGGCCGCGTACCGCCAGGCCGGCATCAGCCTGCCGCGCATGTCGCAGGCGCAGTCCTCGGCCGGCACCTCGGTCTCCCTGAGCGCCCTCCAGCCGGGCGACATCCTGTACTGGGGCTCCAAGGGCAGCGCGTACCACGTCGCCGTCTACGTCGGCGGCGGCAAGTTCGTCGGCGCGCAGAACCCCAGCACCGGCATCGTCGAGCGCTCCCTGAGCTACGACAGGCCGACGGGCGCCGTGCGCGTCCTCTGA
- a CDS encoding NADH-quinone oxidoreductase subunit A, with translation MNAYAPILVLGALGAGFAIFSVVMATLIGPKRYNRAKLEAYECGIEPTPMPAGGGRFPIKYYLTAMLFIVFDIEVVFLYPWAVTFDSLGIFGLVEMLLFVLTVFVAYAYVWRRGGLEWD, from the coding sequence GTGAATGCGTACGCGCCCATCCTCGTGCTCGGCGCCCTCGGCGCAGGGTTTGCGATCTTCTCCGTGGTCATGGCCACGCTGATCGGCCCAAAACGGTACAACCGGGCAAAACTTGAAGCTTACGAGTGCGGCATCGAGCCCACTCCGATGCCGGCCGGCGGCGGCCGCTTCCCCATCAAGTACTACCTGACGGCGATGCTCTTCATCGTCTTCGACATCGAGGTTGTCTTCCTCTACCCCTGGGCGGTCACCTTCGACTCGCTGGGGATCTTCGGGCTCGTCGAGATGCTCCTCTTCGTGCTCACCGTCTTCGTCGCCTACGCCTACGTATGGCGCCGCGGCGGCCTGGAATGGGACTGA
- a CDS encoding NuoB/complex I 20 kDa subunit family protein, protein MGLEEKLPSGFLLTTVEQAAGWVRKASVFPATFGLACCAIEMMTTGAGRYDLARFGMEVFRGSPRQADLMIVAGRVSQKMAPVLRQVYDQMPDPKWVISMGVCASSGGMFNNYAIVQGVDHIVPVDIYLPGCPPRPEMLLDAILKLHQKIQGGKLGVNREEAAREAEEAALKALPTIEMKGLLR, encoded by the coding sequence ATGGGACTGGAAGAGAAGCTGCCGAGCGGCTTTCTGCTGACCACCGTCGAACAGGCCGCGGGATGGGTGCGCAAGGCGTCCGTCTTCCCGGCCACCTTCGGCCTGGCCTGCTGCGCCATCGAGATGATGACCACCGGAGCGGGCCGGTACGACCTGGCCCGCTTCGGCATGGAGGTCTTCCGCGGATCCCCGCGCCAGGCCGACCTGATGATCGTGGCGGGCCGGGTCAGCCAGAAGATGGCGCCGGTGCTGCGGCAGGTGTACGACCAGATGCCCGATCCCAAGTGGGTCATCTCCATGGGTGTTTGTGCGTCTTCGGGCGGAATGTTCAACAACTACGCGATCGTCCAGGGCGTCGACCACATCGTGCCCGTGGACATCTACCTGCCCGGCTGCCCGCCCCGCCCCGAGATGCTGCTCGACGCGATCCTCAAGCTCCACCAGAAGATCCAGGGCGGCAAGCTCGGCGTGAACCGGGAAGAGGCGGCCCGCGAGGCGGAGGAGGCGGCCCTCAAGGCGCTCCCCACCATTGAGATGAAGGGGCTCCTGCGGTGA
- a CDS encoding NADH-quinone oxidoreductase subunit C — MSEDPAVQNGPQAGNGDNVPAPRGAAGPEVIGVRKGMFGANDGGDTSGYGGLVRTVALPGASARPYGSYFDEVVDELEGALEEQDLVPENAIEKVVVDRAELTLHIAREHLLLVARTLRDDPALRFELCTGVSGVHFPDDKGRELHAVYHLRSLTHGRIVRLEVTAPDADPHVPSIVSVYPTNDWHERETYDFFGLVFDGHPALTRIMMPDDWQGFPQRKDYPLGGIAIEYKGAQIPAPDQRRSYS, encoded by the coding sequence GTGAGCGAGGACCCGGCCGTGCAGAACGGCCCCCAAGCCGGCAACGGCGACAACGTGCCCGCGCCCCGGGGCGCGGCCGGCCCCGAGGTGATCGGCGTCCGCAAGGGCATGTTCGGCGCCAACGACGGCGGCGACACCAGCGGCTACGGCGGCCTCGTGCGCACCGTGGCCCTGCCCGGCGCGAGCGCCCGCCCGTACGGTTCGTACTTCGACGAGGTCGTCGACGAGCTGGAAGGCGCCCTGGAGGAGCAGGACCTGGTCCCGGAGAACGCGATCGAGAAGGTCGTCGTCGACCGGGCGGAGCTGACCCTCCACATCGCGCGCGAGCACCTCCTCCTCGTCGCCAGGACCCTGCGCGACGACCCGGCCCTGCGCTTCGAGCTCTGCACCGGGGTCAGCGGGGTGCACTTCCCGGACGACAAGGGCCGCGAGCTGCACGCCGTCTACCACCTGCGCTCGCTCACCCACGGCCGGATCGTGCGGCTGGAGGTCACCGCTCCGGACGCCGACCCGCACGTCCCCTCGATCGTCTCCGTCTACCCGACGAACGACTGGCACGAGCGCGAGACGTACGACTTCTTCGGCCTGGTCTTCGACGGGCACCCGGCCCTCACCCGGATCATGATGCCGGACGACTGGCAGGGCTTCCCGCAGCGCAAGGACTACCCGCTCGGCGGCATCGCCATCGAGTACAAGGGCGCCCAGATCCCGGCTCCTGACCAGCGGAGGTCGTACAGCTGA
- a CDS encoding NADH-quinone oxidoreductase subunit D — MSTSNHASARETTEGTVYTVTGGDWDEIVQSAARADDERIVVNMGPQHPSTHGVLRLILEIDGETVTEARCGIGYLHTGIEKNLEYRNWTQGTTFVTRMDYLTPFFNETAYCLGVEKLLGITDQIPDRATAIRVLLMELNRLSSHLVCIATGGMELGATTIMIYGFRDRELILDVFELITGLRMNHAFIRPGGLAQDLPPGAVDQLRDFVKTMKKNLPEYDKLATGNPIFKARMQDVGYLDLTGCMALGATGPVLRSAGLPHDLRKTDPYCGYENYEFDVPTTESCDSYGRFLIRLEEMRQSLRIVEQCLDRLEPGPVMVADKKIAWPAQLAMGPDGLGNSLDHIKQIMGTSMESLIHHFKLVTEGFRVPAGQAYAAVESPKGELGVHLVSDGGTRPYRVHFRDPSFTNLQAMAAMCEGGQIADVIVAVASIDPVMGGVDR, encoded by the coding sequence ATGTCCACTTCGAATCACGCCTCCGCCAGGGAAACCACCGAGGGCACCGTCTACACCGTCACCGGCGGCGACTGGGACGAGATCGTCCAGTCGGCGGCCCGCGCCGACGACGAGCGGATCGTCGTCAACATGGGCCCCCAGCACCCCTCCACCCACGGAGTGCTCCGCCTGATCCTGGAGATCGACGGCGAGACGGTCACCGAGGCCCGCTGCGGCATCGGCTACCTCCACACAGGCATCGAGAAGAACCTCGAGTACCGGAACTGGACGCAGGGCACCACCTTCGTCACGCGCATGGACTACCTGACGCCGTTCTTCAACGAGACGGCGTACTGCCTGGGCGTCGAGAAGCTGCTCGGCATCACCGATCAGATCCCGGACCGCGCCACCGCCATCCGCGTCCTGCTGATGGAGCTCAACCGGCTCTCCTCCCACCTGGTGTGCATCGCCACCGGCGGCATGGAGCTGGGCGCGACCACGATCATGATCTACGGGTTCCGCGACCGCGAGCTGATCCTCGACGTGTTCGAGCTGATCACCGGCCTGCGCATGAACCACGCGTTCATCCGCCCCGGCGGCCTCGCGCAGGACCTGCCCCCGGGCGCCGTGGACCAGCTCCGCGATTTCGTGAAGACCATGAAGAAGAACCTGCCGGAGTACGACAAGCTCGCCACCGGCAACCCCATCTTCAAGGCCCGCATGCAGGACGTCGGCTACCTCGACCTCACCGGCTGCATGGCGCTCGGCGCCACCGGCCCGGTCCTGCGCTCCGCAGGCCTCCCGCACGACCTGCGCAAGACGGACCCGTACTGCGGCTACGAGAACTACGAGTTCGACGTACCGACCACCGAGTCCTGCGACTCCTACGGGCGGTTCCTGATCCGCCTGGAGGAGATGCGCCAGTCCCTGCGGATCGTCGAGCAGTGCCTGGACCGGCTGGAGCCGGGCCCCGTCATGGTCGCCGACAAGAAGATCGCCTGGCCGGCGCAGCTCGCCATGGGCCCCGACGGCCTCGGCAACTCGCTCGACCACATCAAGCAGATCATGGGCACCTCCATGGAGTCCCTCATCCACCACTTCAAGCTGGTGACCGAGGGCTTCCGGGTACCGGCCGGCCAGGCCTACGCGGCCGTGGAGTCGCCCAAGGGCGAGCTCGGCGTGCACCTCGTCTCCGACGGCGGCACCCGCCCCTACCGGGTCCACTTCCGCGACCCGTCCTTCACCAACCTGCAGGCCATGGCGGCGATGTGCGAGGGCGGCCAGATCGCCGACGTCATCGTGGCCGTCGCCTCCATCGACCCCGTGATGGGAGGCGTCGACCGATGA
- the nuoE gene encoding NADH-quinone oxidoreductase subunit NuoE yields MTDISLGMPRLPAPDYPAEVRERLAADAAEVIARYPDSRSALLPLLHLIQSEEGYVSRTGIRFCADVLGLTTAEVTAVATFYTMYRRKPSGDYQVGVCTNTLCAVMGGDAIFEELKEHLGVGNNETTPDGKVTLEHIECNAACDYAPVVMVNWEFFDNQTPESAKAMVDDLLAGRTVEPTRGAPLCSYKETARILAGFPDEREGAVEASGGAGHASLIGLRIARGEAPHTPIVHPRGEATIEGGE; encoded by the coding sequence ATGACCGACATCTCGCTGGGCATGCCCCGGCTGCCGGCCCCGGACTACCCGGCCGAGGTGCGCGAGCGGCTCGCCGCCGACGCCGCCGAGGTCATCGCCCGCTACCCCGACAGCCGTTCCGCGCTGCTGCCGCTGCTCCACCTCATCCAGTCCGAGGAGGGCTACGTCTCGCGCACCGGCATCCGGTTCTGCGCCGACGTGCTGGGGCTGACGACCGCCGAGGTCACGGCCGTGGCGACCTTCTACACGATGTACCGGCGCAAGCCCTCCGGGGACTACCAGGTCGGCGTCTGCACGAACACCCTGTGCGCGGTCATGGGCGGCGACGCCATCTTCGAGGAGCTCAAGGAGCACCTCGGGGTCGGCAACAACGAGACCACCCCCGACGGCAAGGTCACCCTCGAGCACATCGAGTGCAACGCGGCCTGCGACTACGCCCCCGTGGTGATGGTCAACTGGGAGTTCTTCGACAACCAGACCCCCGAGTCCGCCAAGGCCATGGTGGACGACCTGCTGGCCGGCCGCACCGTCGAGCCGACCCGGGGCGCGCCGCTGTGCTCGTACAAGGAGACCGCGCGGATCCTGGCGGGCTTCCCCGACGAGCGCGAGGGCGCGGTCGAGGCCAGCGGCGGCGCCGGTCACGCGTCGCTGATCGGCCTGCGCATCGCGCGCGGCGAAGCCCCGCACACCCCGATCGTGCACCCGCGCGGCGAGGCCACCATCGAGGGAGGGGAGTGA
- the nuoF gene encoding NADH-quinone oxidoreductase subunit NuoF translates to MTVSTELSKNGTSPEKLLAPVLSAFWDEPRSWTLETYKRHGGYEGLRKALAMSPDELIAYVKDSGLRGRGGAGFPTGMKWQFIPQGDGKPHYLVVNADESEPGTCKDIPLLFANPHSLIEGMIIACYAIRSEHAFIYLRGETVPVLRRLHEAVREAYEAGYLGEAEHRDKSGLGSGLKLDITVHAGAGAYICGEETALLDSLEGRRGQPRLRPPFPAVEGLYACPTVVNNVESIASVPAILNRGKDWFKSMGTEKSPGFTLYSLSGHVVGPGQYEAPLGITLRQLLDMSGGMRPGHRLKFWTPGGSSTPMFTEEHLDVPLDYEGVGAAGSMLGTKALQCFDETTCVVRAVTRWTEFYAHESCGKCTPCREGTYWLVQLLRDIEAGKGVMSDLDKLNDIADNINGKSFCALGDGAASPIFSSLKYFRAEYEQHITGKGCPFDPKKSTLWADTEVTA, encoded by the coding sequence ATGACCGTGTCCACCGAACTGAGTAAGAACGGAACGAGTCCGGAGAAGCTCCTCGCGCCCGTCCTGTCGGCGTTCTGGGACGAGCCGCGGTCGTGGACGCTGGAGACCTACAAGAGGCACGGCGGCTACGAGGGTCTGCGCAAGGCACTCGCCATGAGTCCGGACGAGCTCATCGCCTACGTGAAGGACTCGGGCCTGCGCGGGCGCGGCGGCGCGGGCTTCCCCACCGGAATGAAGTGGCAGTTCATCCCGCAGGGCGACGGCAAGCCGCACTACCTCGTCGTGAACGCGGACGAGTCGGAGCCGGGCACCTGCAAGGACATCCCCCTCCTCTTCGCCAACCCGCACTCCCTCATCGAGGGAATGATCATCGCCTGCTACGCGATCCGCTCGGAGCACGCCTTCATCTACCTGCGCGGCGAGACCGTGCCGGTCCTGCGGCGCCTGCACGAGGCGGTGCGCGAGGCGTACGAGGCCGGGTACCTCGGCGAGGCTGAACATCGTGACAAGAGCGGCCTCGGGAGCGGGCTGAAGCTCGACATCACCGTGCACGCGGGCGCGGGCGCCTACATCTGCGGCGAGGAAACGGCCCTCCTGGACTCCCTCGAAGGCCGCCGCGGCCAGCCCCGGCTGCGTCCCCCCTTCCCCGCGGTCGAAGGCCTCTACGCCTGCCCCACCGTGGTGAACAACGTGGAGTCCATCGCCTCGGTTCCCGCGATCCTGAACAGGGGCAAGGACTGGTTCAAGTCGATGGGGACCGAGAAGTCCCCCGGCTTCACCCTGTACTCGCTCTCCGGGCACGTCGTCGGCCCCGGCCAGTACGAGGCCCCGCTCGGCATCACCCTGCGCCAGCTCCTCGACATGAGCGGCGGCATGCGCCCCGGGCACCGGCTGAAGTTCTGGACCCCGGGCGGCTCCTCCACCCCGATGTTCACCGAGGAGCACCTCGACGTCCCGCTGGACTACGAGGGCGTCGGCGCGGCCGGCTCCATGCTCGGCACCAAGGCCCTGCAGTGCTTCGACGAGACGACCTGCGTGGTGCGGGCGGTGACCCGCTGGACCGAGTTCTACGCCCACGAGTCCTGCGGCAAGTGCACGCCCTGCCGCGAAGGCACGTACTGGCTGGTCCAGTTGCTCCGCGACATCGAAGCGGGCAAGGGGGTCATGTCCGACCTCGACAAGCTGAACGACATCGCCGACAACATCAACGGCAAGTCGTTCTGCGCGCTCGGTGACGGCGCCGCCAGCCCCATCTTCTCCTCGCTCAAGTACTTCCGCGCGGAGTACGAGCAGCACATCACGGGCAAGGGCTGCCCCTTCGACCCCAAGAAGTCGACCCTCTGGGCCGACACGGAGGTGACCGCATGA
- a CDS encoding NADH-quinone oxidoreductase subunit G — translation MTVTTTAASGGGEAAVPPVDQISLTIDGIELSVPKGTLVIRAAEQLGIEIPRFCDHPLLSPAGACRQCIVEVEGQRKPMASCTITCTDGMVVKTQLTSPVADKAQRGVMELLLINHPLDCPVCDKGGECPLQNQAMSHGNAESRFEGKKRTYEKPVPISTQVLLDRERCVLCARCTRFSNEIAGDPMIELLERGALQQVGTGEDDPFESYFSGNTIQICPVGALTSAAYRFRSRPFDLVSSPSVCEHCAGGCATRTDHRRGKVLRRMAAEDPEVNEEWICDKGRFGFRYAQRPDRLTTPLVRGTDGVLAPASWPEALEAAATGLAAARGRAGVLTGGRLTVEDAYAYAKFARVVLDTNDIDFRARVHSAEETEFLAATVAGTGKDLDGHGVTNTSLEAAPAVLLVGIEAEEEAPGVFLRLRKAHRKHKQRTFALAPFATRGLEKAGGTLLAAAPGTEPEWLNALASDTGLEDGGQAASDALRLPGAVIVVGERLAGVPGALTAAVRVADATGATLVWIPRRAGERAAVEAGALPSLLPGARPATDPRARDEVAAAWGLDELPHRYGRDTGQIVEAAAGRELSALLVAGVELADLPDPARARIALQEAFVVSLELRPSEVTDHADVVFPVAAVAEKPGAFINWEGRVRPFEAALKPEQMTRRLAPADSRVLHMLADAADRPIALPDVHAVRQEIDRLGPWAGERAAGQSGDRELLPRPGTGEAVLAGHRLLLDQGLLQDGDEALAGTRHEASARLSAATAAETGVKNGDILAVTGPAGSVELPLRVTEMPDRVVWLPMNSTGSGVLADTGARPGALVRIGPATPADTSDSPAEVGA, via the coding sequence ATGACCGTGACCACTACGGCAGCCTCCGGCGGCGGAGAGGCCGCGGTTCCTCCGGTGGACCAGATCTCCCTGACCATCGACGGCATCGAACTGTCGGTGCCCAAGGGAACCCTGGTCATCCGGGCCGCCGAACAGCTCGGCATCGAGATCCCCCGGTTCTGCGACCACCCCCTCCTCTCCCCGGCCGGCGCCTGCCGCCAGTGCATCGTCGAGGTCGAGGGCCAGCGCAAGCCGATGGCCTCCTGCACCATCACCTGCACCGACGGCATGGTCGTCAAGACCCAGCTGACCTCCCCGGTCGCCGACAAGGCCCAGCGCGGGGTGATGGAGCTGCTGCTCATCAACCACCCGCTGGACTGCCCCGTCTGCGACAAGGGCGGCGAATGCCCGCTGCAGAACCAGGCGATGTCCCACGGCAACGCCGAATCGCGGTTCGAGGGCAAGAAGCGCACCTACGAGAAGCCGGTCCCGATCTCCACGCAGGTGCTGCTGGACCGCGAGCGGTGCGTGCTGTGCGCGCGCTGCACCCGCTTCTCCAACGAGATCGCCGGCGACCCGATGATCGAACTCCTGGAGCGCGGCGCGCTCCAGCAGGTCGGCACCGGCGAGGACGACCCCTTCGAGTCGTACTTCTCCGGCAACACCATCCAGATCTGCCCGGTCGGCGCCCTCACCTCGGCCGCCTACCGGTTCCGCTCCCGCCCCTTCGACCTCGTCTCCTCCCCGAGCGTGTGCGAGCACTGCGCGGGCGGCTGCGCGACGCGCACCGACCACCGCCGCGGCAAGGTGCTGCGCCGGATGGCCGCGGAGGACCCCGAGGTCAACGAGGAGTGGATCTGCGACAAGGGCCGCTTCGGGTTCCGCTACGCGCAGCGCCCCGACCGGCTCACCACCCCGCTGGTCCGCGGCACCGACGGGGTCCTGGCCCCGGCGAGCTGGCCCGAGGCCCTGGAGGCCGCGGCCACCGGGCTGGCCGCCGCGCGCGGCCGGGCCGGAGTCCTCACCGGCGGACGCCTCACCGTCGAGGACGCCTACGCGTACGCCAAGTTCGCCCGGGTCGTGCTCGACACCAACGACATCGACTTCCGGGCCCGGGTGCACAGCGCGGAGGAGACCGAGTTCCTGGCCGCCACCGTGGCCGGCACCGGCAAGGACCTCGACGGGCACGGTGTCACCAACACCTCGCTGGAGGCGGCCCCGGCCGTGCTCCTCGTCGGCATCGAGGCCGAGGAGGAAGCCCCCGGAGTCTTCCTGCGGCTGCGCAAGGCCCACCGCAAGCACAAGCAGCGGACCTTCGCCCTCGCCCCGTTCGCCACGCGCGGCCTGGAGAAGGCGGGCGGCACCCTGCTGGCCGCCGCCCCCGGCACCGAGCCCGAGTGGCTGAACGCCCTGGCCTCCGACACCGGCCTGGAGGACGGCGGCCAGGCCGCCTCCGACGCGCTGCGCCTGCCCGGCGCGGTCATCGTCGTGGGGGAGCGCCTCGCGGGCGTGCCCGGCGCGCTGACCGCGGCCGTACGGGTCGCGGACGCCACCGGCGCCACCCTGGTGTGGATCCCGCGCCGGGCCGGAGAGCGGGCCGCCGTCGAGGCGGGCGCGCTGCCGTCCCTGCTGCCGGGCGCCCGCCCCGCCACCGACCCGCGGGCCCGCGACGAGGTCGCCGCCGCCTGGGGCCTGGACGAGCTGCCGCACCGCTACGGCCGCGACACCGGCCAGATCGTCGAGGCCGCTGCCGGACGCGAACTGTCCGCCCTGCTGGTCGCGGGCGTGGAGCTCGCCGACCTGCCGGACCCGGCCCGCGCCAGGATCGCGCTCCAGGAGGCCTTCGTGGTCTCCCTGGAACTGCGGCCCAGCGAGGTCACCGACCACGCGGACGTGGTCTTCCCCGTCGCGGCCGTCGCCGAGAAGCCGGGCGCGTTCATCAACTGGGAGGGCAGGGTCCGGCCGTTCGAGGCCGCGCTCAAGCCCGAGCAGATGACCCGCCGGCTCGCCCCCGCCGACTCCCGCGTGCTGCACATGCTGGCCGACGCGGCCGACCGGCCGATCGCGCTGCCCGACGTACACGCCGTACGGCAGGAGATCGACCGGCTCGGCCCGTGGGCCGGGGAGCGCGCCGCCGGACAGTCCGGAGACAGGGAGCTGCTGCCCCGTCCCGGCACGGGCGAGGCCGTCCTCGCCGGCCACCGGCTCCTCCTCGACCAGGGGCTCCTGCAGGACGGCGACGAGGCCCTGGCCGGAACCCGGCACGAGGCCAGCGCCCGCCTGTCGGCCGCCACGGCCGCCGAGACCGGCGTCAAGAACGGCGACATCCTCGCGGTGACCGGCCCCGCCGGCTCCGTGGAACTGCCGCTGCGCGTCACCGAGATGCCGGACCGGGTGGTCTGGCTCCCGATGAACTCCACCGGCTCCGGGGTCCTCGCCGACACCGGAGCCCGCCCGGGGGCCCTGGTCCGCATCGGCCCGGCCACCCCCGCCGACACCAGCGACTCCCCTGCGGAGGTGGGCGCGTGA
- the nuoH gene encoding NADH-quinone oxidoreductase subunit NuoH, whose amino-acid sequence MNTVQIAAEDLSLFGRDVWWLVVIKAVFCFAFLMVTVLFSIVWERKVVAWMQLRIGPNRHGPWGMLQSLADGVKLMLKEDLIVKRADKVVYVLAPIIAAIPAFMAIAVIPFGPSGNEVSIFGQRTTMQLTDLPIAMLYILAVASVGIYGIVLAGWSSGSTYPLLGGLRSCAQMISYEIAMGAAFASVFLYSGSMSTSAIVEAQADRWYIILLPVSFIIYVITMVGETNRAPFDMPESEGDLVGGFNTEYSSIKFALFMLAEYVNMVTVSAVSVTLFLGGWRAPAPISTYWEGANHGWWPMLWFVLKVQLLLFFFIWLRGTLPRVRYDQLMKLGWKVLIPVSVVWLMLVATVRALRNENYDFQEIVLYVGGGVIALLLLSFVADLFRDKKEKTALADAELAAAAEPFDPLAGGFPVPPKPGQHLAPVPRRRPRSERELIVSGAANTDSDREEGAENV is encoded by the coding sequence GTGAACACCGTTCAGATCGCCGCCGAAGACCTCTCCCTGTTCGGCAGGGACGTCTGGTGGCTCGTCGTCATCAAGGCGGTGTTCTGCTTCGCCTTCCTGATGGTGACCGTGCTCTTCTCCATCGTGTGGGAGCGCAAGGTCGTCGCCTGGATGCAGCTGCGCATCGGCCCCAACCGGCACGGCCCCTGGGGCATGCTCCAGTCGCTCGCCGACGGCGTGAAGCTGATGCTCAAGGAAGACCTGATCGTCAAGCGGGCCGACAAGGTCGTCTACGTCCTGGCACCGATCATCGCGGCGATCCCGGCCTTCATGGCCATCGCGGTGATCCCCTTCGGCCCCTCGGGCAACGAGGTCTCCATCTTCGGCCAGCGCACCACGATGCAGCTGACCGACCTGCCCATCGCGATGCTCTACATCCTCGCGGTGGCCTCGGTCGGCATCTACGGCATCGTCCTCGCGGGCTGGTCCTCGGGCTCCACCTACCCGCTGCTCGGCGGCCTGCGCTCCTGCGCGCAGATGATCTCGTACGAGATCGCGATGGGCGCGGCCTTCGCCTCGGTCTTCCTCTACTCCGGGTCGATGTCGACCTCGGCGATCGTCGAAGCCCAGGCCGACCGCTGGTACATCATCCTGCTGCCGGTCTCCTTCATCATCTACGTCATCACGATGGTCGGCGAGACGAACCGCGCCCCCTTCGACATGCCGGAGTCCGAGGGCGACCTGGTCGGCGGCTTCAACACCGAGTACTCCTCCATCAAGTTCGCCCTGTTCATGCTCGCCGAGTACGTCAACATGGTCACCGTCTCCGCGGTCTCCGTCACCCTCTTCCTGGGTGGCTGGCGGGCCCCGGCGCCGATCTCCACGTACTGGGAGGGCGCGAACCACGGCTGGTGGCCGATGCTCTGGTTCGTCCTGAAGGTCCAGCTGCTGCTGTTCTTCTTCATCTGGCTCCGCGGCACGCTCCCACGCGTGCGCTACGACCAGCTGATGAAGCTCGGCTGGAAGGTGCTGATCCCGGTCTCCGTGGTGTGGCTGATGCTGGTCGCCACCGTCCGGGCGCTGCGCAACGAGAACTACGACTTCCAGGAGATCGTGCTCTACGTCGGCGGCGGGGTCATCGCGCTCCTGCTGCTGTCCTTCGTCGCGGACCTGTTCCGCGACAAGAAGGAGAAGACGGCCCTCGCGGACGCCGAACTGGCCGCGGCCGCCGAACCCTTCGACCCCCTGGCGGGCGGGTTCCCCGTACCGCCCAAGCCCGGCCAGCACCTGGCACCCGTACCGCGCAGGCGGCCCCGCAGTGAGCGGGAGCTCATTGTCAGTGGCGCGGCGAATACTGACAGTGACCGAGAGGAGGGTGCTGAAAATGTCTGA
- the nuoI gene encoding NADH-quinone oxidoreductase subunit NuoI yields the protein MSDKSDAEQGEKWQNPVAGFGVTFKAMFKKRLTEQYPEQEKTTAPRFHGRHQLNRHPDGLEKCIGCELCAWACPADAIYVEGADNTEEERYSPGERYGRVYQINYARCILCGLCVEACPTRALTMTNEFELADSSREALIYTKEQLLSGLTEGMVEAPHSIFPGTDDTDYYRGLVTGAAPGTVRQVAVSKGEVADNSSEGVGA from the coding sequence ATGTCTGACAAGTCTGACGCCGAGCAGGGCGAGAAGTGGCAGAACCCGGTGGCCGGCTTCGGCGTGACCTTCAAGGCCATGTTCAAGAAGCGCCTCACCGAGCAGTACCCGGAGCAGGAAAAGACCACGGCACCCCGCTTCCACGGGCGGCACCAGCTCAACCGCCACCCGGACGGCCTGGAGAAGTGCATCGGGTGCGAGCTGTGCGCCTGGGCCTGTCCCGCCGACGCGATCTACGTCGAGGGCGCGGACAACACCGAGGAGGAGCGCTACTCCCCCGGTGAGCGGTACGGCCGGGTCTACCAGATCAACTACGCCCGCTGCATCCTGTGCGGGCTGTGCGTCGAGGCGTGCCCCACCAGGGCGCTGACCATGACGAACGAGTTCGAACTGGCCGACTCCAGCCGCGAAGCGCTCATCTACACCAAGGAGCAGCTGCTCTCCGGGCTGACCGAGGGCATGGTCGAGGCACCGCACTCGATCTTCCCCGGCACCGATGACACGGACTACTACCGCGGGCTGGTGACCGGGGCGGCTCCCGGCACGGTCCGTCAGGTGGCCGTCTCCAAGGGCGAGGTCGCGGACAACAGCTCCGAGGGGGTGGGCGCATGA